CAAGTAAATTCTACATTATGTAGGCAATACCTTTAATTAATATTTGTTGCTTACTCTACGCTACAACTGGAGTCAATACTGTTCAGTTAAGGCAAGAGACGCGATAAATCGCCGTCTTTACAATAATCAGTCCTTTGTCCTGACGGCGATTTATCGAGTCTTTGATATCTATTAGTTTCATCAAATAACCTTAACCAAGTCGTATTGGGGATGGGGCTCTTATTGATTGCAACACCAATGTAGAAAGACATATTGGAATGCAACATTTCTACTTCCATCGTGAGGAAGATTTGTATGGATGTGACAATCTATCTCAAAAGCAGCTTTCTTTTTACATATTTTTGGATTGAAATGAATATTCAGCTAGGATAATCCGGGTAATTTTATGACATCTGCTGAATTTATATCACCAGCGCAGTTGCAAGAAGAATTTCAGATTGAAGGAATTACAGAAACAAGCGTACTACATTATTTTGAAACCTTGAATGCAGGAGAATTTGAGGCAACTGCTGCCTTATTTACGGTTGATGGTGTGATGCATCCGCCATTTGAATCTGATATTGTGGGGAAAGATGCGATCGCAGCCTACTTAAAACAAGAAGGCCAAAACCTTAAAGCTTACCCCAACACAGGAATAACCGAGACTTTAGAAACCGGTGAGATGCAAATTCAGGTGACAGGCAAAGCTCAAACTTCGTGGTGTAGTGTCAATGTCTTGTGGCTATTTATCCTCAACCAACAACGGCAAATTTTCTATACTCGAATCAAACTTTTAGCTTCTCCCCAAGAGTTGCTTTCTTTACGTCGTGAAAAGGAGTAAATAACTTATAATATCTGAGGAAATATCTGATATTAACCAAAACACAACTTAGGCATAAAAAATTCCTATAAATAACTTTTGTCTATTTGACTAATTCAGGTAAAGTAGCTTGTAACTTGAGACAGTTTGCACCATCAATCTGCAATTCATAATCTACTTTATCCATCAGACGATTCATAATCAGCCAACCATAACCACCTTCTTGTTTTTCCAGAGGGTTTGGAGCGTAGTAGTTAGACATATCAAAGCCTTCGCCATAGTCCCAAACTTCTAGGGCAAGATCCCGATCTTTCACTTCCAAACGCAGTAAAATCGGTAAATTTGGTTTGTCCTTGTGGGCGTGACGGACTGCATTTGAGTAAGCTTCCACCAAAGCCAGTCTCAAACGACTTGATTGGCGTGACCAGTCTACAGATTCTCCTAGCTGAATTTTCAAACATCCCAGCAACCAGTTTTCAACAATATTCAGAAAATTCAAGTCACTTGGTACATGAAGCTCACTTTTCATCACTTACAAAATCTCCAGTGAAAGTATAGTTTGATCGTCTTCTTGAACGTGGTTATCTGCCTGGATACGAGCTAGTAAATGGTTGAGAGAAAGCGGTTGTTCCTCTTGTTGCAAGAGTTGCCAAAGACCATCTTGGTTCAGCATAGAACGGTTAACTGCCTCAACATCAGACCCGTTTTTGATTGTTAAATCAGAATCATTTGAGATCGTTGCTTCTGTAATCCCATCACTGGCTAGTAACAATGTGTCTCCAGTCGCGAGAACCAAGCGCCCAGACTGTGCTTGCCACTTGGGTAAGATTCCTAAAGGAACGCTGCGGACTTTCAGGTAATTAGGATTGTCGGTTAAAACATCTTGGCGTGACCATAACAGTGGATAGATATGACCGGCATTAGTGTAAACGAGTTCCTTACTACTAGGGGTATAACAAGCTAACACAAGAGTGATGAAATAATTGTTGCTAATCAAATCTTCACTTAAAGCGTGATTGAGGTTCTGCATGACCACATTCGGCTCGGCTGGTGTTTCTTGAGATAATTCGCGGCGCAAAACTGAAATAATACTAGCCATAAATAAAGCCGCTGGGACACCCTTACCAGAGACATCACCCACTGCTAACCACAAGTCGCCTTTGGGATGAACAAATACTTCAAAAAAATCGCCTCCTACTTCCCGCGCTGGATAGCAACAG
This genomic interval from Nostoc sp. KVJ3 contains the following:
- a CDS encoding ketosteroid isomerase family protein, whose amino-acid sequence is MTSAEFISPAQLQEEFQIEGITETSVLHYFETLNAGEFEATAALFTVDGVMHPPFESDIVGKDAIAAYLKQEGQNLKAYPNTGITETLETGEMQIQVTGKAQTSWCSVNVLWLFILNQQRQIFYTRIKLLASPQELLSLRREKE
- a CDS encoding ATP-binding protein produces the protein MKSELHVPSDLNFLNIVENWLLGCLKIQLGESVDWSRQSSRLRLALVEAYSNAVRHAHKDKPNLPILLRLEVKDRDLALEVWDYGEGFDMSNYYAPNPLEKQEGGYGWLIMNRLMDKVDYELQIDGANCLKLQATLPELVK